In the genome of Raphanus sativus cultivar WK10039 chromosome 4, ASM80110v3, whole genome shotgun sequence, one region contains:
- the LOC108849021 gene encoding ras-related protein RABD2b, whose product MNPEYDYLFKLLLIGDSGVGKSCLLLRFADDSYLDSYISTIGVDFKIRTVEQDGKTIKLQIWDTAGQERFRTITSSYYRGAHGIIVTYDVTDQESFNNVKQWLNEIDRYASENVNKLLVGNKNDLTSQKVVSTETAQAFADELGIPFLETSAKNATNVEEAFMAMTAAIKTRMASQPAGGAKPPTVNIRGQPVNQQSGCCSS is encoded by the exons ATGAATCCCGAATA TGACTATCTGTTCAAGCTTTTGCTTATTGGTGACTCTGGTGTTGGCAAATCTTGCTTGCTTCTAAGGTTTGCT GATGATTCTTACCTGGATAGCTACATCAGTACCATTGGTGTTGACTTT AAAATCCGCACAGTTGAACAAGACGGAAAGACAATCAAACTCCAGATC TGGGACACAGCAGGCCAAGAACGTTTCAGGACTATCACCAGTAGCTACTACAGAGGAGCTCATGGGATCATT GTCACCTATGACGTCACGGACCAAGAGAGCTTCAACAACGTCAAACAATGGCTGAATGAAATCGACCGTTACGCCAGTGAGAATGTGAACAAGCTACTGGTTGGGAACAAAAACGATCTCACATCGCAGAAGGTTGTATCCACTGAAACAGCTCAG GCTTTTGCAGATGAACTTGGGATCCCTTTCTTGGAAACAAGTGCCAAAAATGCAACCAATGTTGAAGAAGCTTTCATGGCCATGACTGCTGCTATTAAGACCAG AATGGCTAGCCAACCAGCTGGAGGTGCCAAGCCACCGACGGTCAATATTCGCGGACAGCCAGTGAACCAGCAATCAGGCTGTTGCTCATCTTGA
- the LOC108849139 gene encoding 50S ribosomal protein L19-2, chloroplastic-like yields the protein MATSSHLLLPQALHMIPRIPSKNLGVSSLIPSVNSRISLSRVSLNHSSSNVGFAIGSRKRREFIAKAEESSTVGEDTEAVPEDVAETVEDNEVEEAKTPWKPRTKLGDVMGILNQKAIEVSEKVRPVPEIRTGDIVEIKLEVPENRRRLSIYKGIVMSRQNAGIHTTIRIRRIIAGIGVEIVFPLYSPNIKEIKVVSHRKVRRARLYYLRDKLPRLSTFK from the exons ATGGCGACTagctctcatcttcttcttcctcag GCACTGCATATGATACCGAGAATCCCTAGTAAGAATCTAGGAGTTTCTTCACTTATACCATCAGTGAACTCTCGGATATCATTGTCTAGGGTTTCCCTAAACCATTCCAGCTCGAACGTTGGATTCGCAATCGGTTCCAGGAAGAGAAGGGAGTTTATAGCTAAAGCCGAAGAGAGCAGTACTGTAGGTGAAGACACTGAAGCAGTTCCGGAGGATGTTGCTGAAACAGTAGAAGACAATGAGGTTGAGGAAGCAAAAACTCCGTGGAAGCCAAGGACCAAGCTCGGAGATGTCATGGGG ATACTGAACCAGAAAGCAATTGAGGTTTCAGAGAAAGTAAGACCGGTTCCAGAGATTAGGACAGGGGACATTGTAGAGATCAAACTG GAAGTACCTGAGAACAGGCGTAGGCTATCAATCTACAAAGGGATAGTGATGTCTAGGCAAAACGCAGGCATCCACACTACTATTCGTATCCGGAGAATCATTGCTGGCATTGGCGTTGAAATCGTCTTTCCTTT ATACTCACCCAACATAAAGGAGATAAAAGTGGTAAGCCACAGGAAAGTGAGAAGAGCAAGACTTTACTATCTGAGGGACAAACTTCCTCGTCTCTCTACTTTTAAATGA
- the LOC108849405 gene encoding vesicle-associated protein 2-1-like isoform X2, which yields MSGVGENQLISIVPDELKFLFELEKQSYCDLKVANKTDNYVAFKVKTTSPKKYFVRPNTGVIQPWDSCIIRAQREYPPDMQCKDKFLLQSTLVPPHTDVDDLPQDTFTKDSGKTLTECKLKVSYISSSTTTQRSSDSGATNVDANSSETISTVQRLKEERDAAVKQTQQLQHELEMVKKRRNNSGNGLSLKLAALVGLIGLIIGFILKLTLASSPT from the exons ATGTCTGGCGTTGGCGAGAACCAGCTTATCTCCATTGTACCTGATGAACTCAAATTCCTTT TTGAACTCGAGAAACAAAGCTACTGTGATCTTAAAGTTGCCAATAAAACTGACAACTATGTTGCTTTCAAG GTAAAGACAACATCTCCAAAAAAGTATTTTGTTAGACCCAACACTGGTGTCATTCAGCCATGGGACTCCTGCATCATTCGAG CGCAAAGGGAGTATCCTCCAGACATGCAGTGCAAAGACAAGTTTCTCCTTCAAAGCACCCTTGTTCCTCCACACACCGATGTTGATGATCTTCCACAAGATACA TTTACAAAGGACAGTGGGAAAACGTTAACGGAGTGTAAGCTCAAGGTCTCTTATATCTCCTCCTCTACTACAACCCAAAGATCCTCTGATTCTGGAGCTACCAATGTCGATGCAAATTCCTCTGAAACCATCTCT ACTGTTCAGCGGTTGAAGGAAGAGCGAGATGCAGCTGTAAAGCAAACACAACAGCTGCAACATGAATTG GAGATGGTGAAGAAACGAAGAAATAACAGCGGAAATGGGTTATCCTTAAAGTTGGCAGCTTTGGTTGGACTCATTGGACTTATCATCGGTTTCATCCTAAAACTCACCTTAGCTTCTTCTCCCACATAG
- the LOC108849405 gene encoding vesicle-associated protein 2-1-like isoform X1 translates to MSGVGENQLISIVPDELKFLFELEKQSYCDLKVANKTDNYVAFKVKTTSPKKYFVRPNTGVIQPWDSCIIRVTLQAQREYPPDMQCKDKFLLQSTLVPPHTDVDDLPQDTFTKDSGKTLTECKLKVSYISSSTTTQRSSDSGATNVDANSSETISTVQRLKEERDAAVKQTQQLQHELEMVKKRRNNSGNGLSLKLAALVGLIGLIIGFILKLTLASSPT, encoded by the exons ATGTCTGGCGTTGGCGAGAACCAGCTTATCTCCATTGTACCTGATGAACTCAAATTCCTTT TTGAACTCGAGAAACAAAGCTACTGTGATCTTAAAGTTGCCAATAAAACTGACAACTATGTTGCTTTCAAG GTAAAGACAACATCTCCAAAAAAGTATTTTGTTAGACCCAACACTGGTGTCATTCAGCCATGGGACTCCTGCATCATTCGAG TTACTCTACAAGCGCAAAGGGAGTATCCTCCAGACATGCAGTGCAAAGACAAGTTTCTCCTTCAAAGCACCCTTGTTCCTCCACACACCGATGTTGATGATCTTCCACAAGATACA TTTACAAAGGACAGTGGGAAAACGTTAACGGAGTGTAAGCTCAAGGTCTCTTATATCTCCTCCTCTACTACAACCCAAAGATCCTCTGATTCTGGAGCTACCAATGTCGATGCAAATTCCTCTGAAACCATCTCT ACTGTTCAGCGGTTGAAGGAAGAGCGAGATGCAGCTGTAAAGCAAACACAACAGCTGCAACATGAATTG GAGATGGTGAAGAAACGAAGAAATAACAGCGGAAATGGGTTATCCTTAAAGTTGGCAGCTTTGGTTGGACTCATTGGACTTATCATCGGTTTCATCCTAAAACTCACCTTAGCTTCTTCTCCCACATAG